The Streptococcus viridans genome includes a window with the following:
- the hprK gene encoding HPr(Ser) kinase/phosphatase → MAITVRDLIKKLRLKVIYGNESLFDKEITTADISRPGLEMTGYFDYYTPERIQLVGMKEWSYLIKMTSHNRHQVLRKMFQPETPVLIIARDLEVPEEMLLAAEEKQIAILSSRVPTSRLSGELSSYLDSLLAERTSVHGVLMDIYGMGVLIQGDSGIGKSETGLELVKRGHRLVADDRVDVFARDEMTLWGEPAEILRHMLEIRGVGIIDVMSLYGASAVKDSSQVQIAVYLENYTKEQTYDRLGNNAEEIEFCGVTIPRIRIPVKTGRNISVVIEAAAMNYRAKEMGYDATKTFEDRLTRLIDQNEVKV, encoded by the coding sequence ATGGCAATAACAGTCCGAGATTTAATTAAAAAGCTTCGTTTGAAGGTTATTTATGGCAATGAAAGTCTCTTTGATAAGGAGATTACAACGGCAGATATTTCACGTCCTGGACTTGAAATGACAGGATATTTTGATTACTATACTCCAGAGCGGATTCAATTGGTTGGGATGAAAGAGTGGTCTTACCTCATCAAGATGACCTCCCACAATCGACACCAAGTATTGAGAAAGATGTTTCAGCCGGAAACGCCCGTACTCATTATCGCGCGGGATCTAGAGGTTCCTGAAGAAATGCTCCTAGCTGCAGAGGAAAAGCAAATCGCCATTCTAAGCAGTCGCGTTCCAACTAGTCGCTTGTCGGGTGAACTATCAAGCTACCTAGATTCTCTCCTTGCTGAACGAACCAGTGTCCATGGTGTCTTGATGGATATCTATGGAATGGGAGTTTTGATCCAAGGAGATAGCGGAATCGGGAAGAGTGAGACTGGGTTAGAACTCGTCAAACGAGGCCATCGATTGGTGGCGGATGACCGAGTAGATGTCTTTGCTCGTGATGAGATGACCTTGTGGGGTGAGCCTGCTGAAATTCTACGCCATATGTTGGAGATTCGGGGAGTAGGGATCATTGATGTCATGAGTCTCTATGGTGCCAGTGCAGTGAAAGATTCTTCACAGGTTCAAATCGCTGTCTACTTGGAAAACTACACCAAGGAACAAACCTATGATCGTCTAGGTAATAATGCGGAAGAGATTGAGTTCTGTGGAGTAACCATTCCAAGAATTCGCATCCCTGTTAAGACAGGTCGCAATATTTCCGTTGTCATTGAAGCAGCAGCTATGAATTACCGCGCCAAAGAAATGGGATATGATGCTACTAAAACCTTTGAAGATCGATTGACCCGGTTGATTGATCAGAATGAGGTGAAAGTATGA
- a CDS encoding PspC domain-containing protein — MNPTFYKVRRGRIVFGVFAGLADRFGLDANLLRFLFVLFSIFHFYGLVGLAIYCLCAFSLPYKEDLEREKYGLGPRKRKDAQVIKDDDPFF; from the coding sequence TTGAATCCAACATTTTATAAAGTACGTCGAGGCAGAATCGTTTTTGGAGTATTTGCTGGACTAGCGGATCGATTTGGGCTCGATGCAAACCTATTGCGTTTTCTCTTTGTGCTTTTTAGTATCTTTCATTTTTATGGGCTTGTAGGCTTAGCTATTTATTGCCTGTGTGCCTTCTCCTTGCCTTATAAAGAAGATCTTGAAAGAGAAAAGTACGGCCTCGGACCTCGCAAACGTAAGGATGCTCAAGTGATCAAAGATGACGATCCATTCTTTTAA
- a CDS encoding SprT family protein, giving the protein MNLTKYVQEVSLEDFGRPFLHQAIWNNRLRSTGGRFFPKDGHLDFNPRILEGFGWEIFRKIVRHELCHYHLYYMKKGYRHQDQDFKDLLKEVGGLRYAPSVDKENYKIYVCTSCGQEFRRKRQINLQKYRCGRCGGLLRYQGTTKLGNRP; this is encoded by the coding sequence ATGAATCTAACTAAATACGTTCAAGAAGTATCGTTGGAAGATTTTGGCCGCCCCTTTCTTCATCAAGCCATCTGGAATAATCGCCTGCGTTCGACCGGTGGTCGCTTCTTTCCTAAAGATGGTCATCTGGATTTCAATCCCAGAATACTAGAAGGATTTGGCTGGGAGATTTTTCGAAAGATTGTCCGCCATGAGTTGTGTCACTATCATCTCTACTATATGAAAAAGGGGTATCGTCATCAGGATCAAGATTTCAAGGATTTGCTCAAAGAGGTAGGTGGCTTGCGTTATGCCCCTTCAGTTGATAAGGAAAACTATAAGATTTATGTTTGTACGAGCTGTGGGCAAGAATTCAGAAGAAAGCGGCAGATTAATCTTCAAAAGTACCGCTGTGGCCGGTGCGGAGGACTACTCAGGTATCAAGGTACAACTAAACTAGGAAATCGGCCTTGA